GGACCAGTCGTGCTGCGCAGGGCGGCGCCGGCCATGGCGTCCCAGTCGGGACCTGCGCCGGTTGCGACCGGCGACCAGAATTTCCGCCTTCAGGTGACGGTCACCTGGGAACTGGTGGACTGATTATTCGGCAGCGTCCGAGCGGTCGCCGAACTGGATCGACACATAGTGCGCATAGAGCCCATTGCGGGCGATCAGTTCGGCATGGGTGCCGGTCTCGACGACACGGCCGGCCTCGACCACCAGGATCTTGTCGGCCCGCATCACGGTCGACAGGCGATGGGCGATCACGATGGAGGTTCGGCCGGTCATCAGTTCGTCGAGCGCGCGCTGAACCTCGAACTCGCTCTCGGAATCGAGTGCCGAGGTCGCCTCGTCCAGCAGCATGATGGGCGCATTCTTGAGGATGGCACGGGCGATCGCCACGCGCTGGCGCTGGCCACCCGACAGGCCCTGACCATGCTCGCCGACCAGCGTCTGGTAGCCCTCGGGCAGGCCAAGAATGAAGTCATGGGCATAGGCAGCGCGGGCCGCCGCCACAATATCCTCTTCGCTTGCGCCCGGACGGCCGACCGCGATGTTCTCGCGAACCGAGCCCTGGAACAGGAACACGTCCTGGCTGACGAAGGCCATCTCGCCACGCAGCGATGCGAAGGTCACATCGCGCACGTCCTGACCGTCCACGGTCACCCGGCCTGAGCCAACGTCAAAGAAGCGCTGCACCAGGGCGATCACCGTCGACTTGCCGCCGCCGGACGGTCCGACAAGCGCGGTCATCTTGCCGCCTGTTGCGACAAAGGACATGTCGCGCAGAACCGGCTCATCGCCACGATAGCTGAAGGTGACGCCCTCGAAGGCGACGGTGCCGGCCGCCATCTTCAGGCTGGCCGCATCCGGCTTTTCCGTGAGCGTCGGCTCGGTATCCAGCAATTCGTACATCAGGCGGACGCCGACCAGCCCCTTCTCGACCTCGACGCCGAGGCGCGCGAGGCGTTTGGCCGGATCATAGGCGAGCAGCAGCGCGGTCACGAAGGCGAAGAAGGCACCGGCATCGACGCCCTGGTGGATCACCCGCCAGGCGCCGTAAACGATGGCCGCCGAGATCGCGAGGCCGCCGAGCGTTTCCATCAGCGGCGCGGTCCGCGCGCCAAGGGTCGCGATCTTGTCGGCACGCTGGCGCACCGCATCGATGGTCGCGTCCATCCGGTCCTGCATCCGATCCTCAAGCCCGAATGCCTTGACGATGCGCACACCCTGCACGGTCTCCTGCACCACGCCGACCATGGAGGACAGCGAGGTGAATTCGCTCTGGGCGAGGCGCCGGACACGGCGGCGCAGCTGGTTCACGCCATAGACGGCGAACGGCATGACCAGGCCCGAGACCATGAACATCAGCGGATCGGAGATGAGCATCACGACAATCAGCCCGGCCACCGTCAGCAGGTCGCGGCCGACCGTCGTCACGATGTTCTGCAACACGTCCCGCGCGGCCTGGGCATTGTGCGTGACGCGGGTCACCAGATCGGCAGAGGCGTGCTGATGGTAGAAGTCGACGCCCTGGGCAAGCAGATGGCGGAAGATGCGCGTCTGCTGCGCTGCCACGATGGCATTGCCGATGCGCGACAGGATGACATTGGCGAAATAGGCAGCCACACCCTTGATCAGGAAGACCGAGAAGACCGTGACGCCAAACCAGACCGCCAGGGTGAAGTCGCGGTTCTGAAACACGCCATTGATAAGGTCGCGCATGACCCAGGCGGAAAAAGCCGTGCACAGGGCAACGACCGCCATGCAGATGAAAGCCAGCACGTAGCGCGCGGCATATTCACGGATGCTCTCGGCCACGAGCCG
This region of Phreatobacter aquaticus genomic DNA includes:
- a CDS encoding ABC transporter ATP-binding protein, with the protein product MRLLNLLLKTDPQRGETLKRLVAESIREYAARYVLAFICMAVVALCTAFSAWVMRDLINGVFQNRDFTLAVWFGVTVFSVFLIKGVAAYFANVILSRIGNAIVAAQQTRIFRHLLAQGVDFYHQHASADLVTRVTHNAQAARDVLQNIVTTVGRDLLTVAGLIVVMLISDPLMFMVSGLVMPFAVYGVNQLRRRVRRLAQSEFTSLSSMVGVVQETVQGVRIVKAFGLEDRMQDRMDATIDAVRQRADKIATLGARTAPLMETLGGLAISAAIVYGAWRVIHQGVDAGAFFAFVTALLLAYDPAKRLARLGVEVEKGLVGVRLMYELLDTEPTLTEKPDAASLKMAAGTVAFEGVTFSYRGDEPVLRDMSFVATGGKMTALVGPSGGGKSTVIALVQRFFDVGSGRVTVDGQDVRDVTFASLRGEMAFVSQDVFLFQGSVRENIAVGRPGASEEDIVAAARAAYAHDFILGLPEGYQTLVGEHGQGLSGGQRQRVAIARAILKNAPIMLLDEATSALDSESEFEVQRALDELMTGRTSIVIAHRLSTVMRADKILVVEAGRVVETGTHAELIARNGLYAHYVSIQFGDRSDAAE